A genomic segment from Glycine soja cultivar W05 chromosome 18, ASM419377v2, whole genome shotgun sequence encodes:
- the LOC114395319 gene encoding uncharacterized protein LOC114395319 has protein sequence MEFADHLLLAGQLCLVPGQVYADDMEWFFRISHPFMTPTQAGDQQRDAPAADPEDYIQPPSTQVPVAFDPPPYVDDYEGYEAIAQRLERVLNFRIVTVGTKLYDIMQDCLTIARGGPSADGTVKARQRRRTDH, from the exons atggaGTTTGCGGATCACTTACTACTTGCGGGTCAGCTGTGTctagtgcctgggcaggtatATGCAGATGACATGgagtggtttttccgcatatctcaccctTTCATGACACCGACCCAGGCAGGTGACCAGCAGAGGGATGCACCAGCTGCAGACCCTGAGGACTACATACAGCCGCCCAGCACCCAAgttccagtggcatttgacccccctccatatgtg gatgattacgagggatatgaggcgattgcacagaggttggagcgtgtgctcaactTTAGGATAGTCACTGTAGGCACAAagttatatgacattatgcagGATTGTCTGACGATCGCGAGAGGGGGACCCAGTGCTGATGGGACTGTCAAGGCTCGTCAGAGACGCCGCACGgaccattga